From a single Novipirellula caenicola genomic region:
- a CDS encoding di-heme oxidoredictase family protein, with amino-acid sequence MKRLYRNGITMLSSILTLATLGVFHCQAVQPDSVTQGRDLFEQDWSPRNPITGNDGLGPLFNSTSCVRCHFQGGVGGAGDASVNALTLAIERIHSQNKPLDNRELLDIVRSVHPGFIQSDGTINNTLPLPHRGGSDAYAVKRKTLLSQVPVEFSQSGGPTNSAEVRYVSATPIKMNWQHGDANITLDARLFQRNTTSLFGAGLIDQVSNRDMAIQAKIQERHPEISGRPSTLSDGRFGKFGRRANVGSLVEFIDMACANEVGLKTRRQSQPSDPMTPGYNNPGIDVSDNQIMAMRDFIAALPAPTRIPPKNLRHAQQIERGEQVFASVGCIHCHLQDLGPAKGIYSDLLLHDMGYESLDPNHAEPKIARVIPLTRYESTVARPPRPGEPGYYGATTPIFNRAATNKQYLFVPPYQPTERMKIVDVSSRERYIELESDDEESSPGEGETRQVLVKETKYVRLIFEPTNFNQEWRTPPLWGVRDSAPYMHDGRAETLLEAIAVHEGEASATRDRFLKLPLADRRAVLAFLETLAAPSNVPQPAM; translated from the coding sequence ATGAAACGCTTGTATCGAAACGGGATCACGATGCTCTCTAGCATCCTTACATTGGCCACGCTGGGCGTGTTCCATTGCCAAGCGGTCCAGCCCGACTCGGTCACGCAGGGGCGTGATCTGTTCGAGCAAGATTGGTCGCCGCGAAACCCGATCACGGGCAATGATGGACTTGGGCCACTCTTTAATAGCACGTCGTGTGTGCGATGCCATTTCCAGGGAGGCGTGGGCGGTGCTGGCGATGCTTCGGTCAACGCATTGACACTTGCCATCGAGCGAATCCATTCGCAAAACAAACCGCTCGACAATCGTGAACTGCTTGATATTGTTCGATCGGTGCATCCAGGTTTTATTCAAAGCGATGGCACCATCAACAACACCTTGCCGCTTCCGCATCGGGGCGGTTCGGACGCCTACGCGGTCAAACGCAAGACGCTGCTGTCACAAGTCCCGGTCGAATTCAGTCAATCCGGCGGCCCCACGAATTCTGCAGAGGTTCGTTACGTCTCAGCCACCCCGATCAAGATGAATTGGCAACATGGCGATGCGAACATCACGCTCGATGCTCGATTGTTCCAGCGAAACACCACCTCGTTATTCGGAGCCGGTTTGATCGATCAGGTCAGCAATCGCGACATGGCGATTCAGGCCAAAATACAAGAGCGACATCCCGAAATCAGCGGGCGACCTTCGACGCTCAGCGATGGACGATTTGGCAAGTTCGGTAGGCGGGCCAACGTGGGGTCCTTGGTCGAGTTTATTGATATGGCTTGCGCAAACGAAGTCGGACTGAAAACGCGACGTCAATCGCAACCGAGTGACCCAATGACTCCAGGCTACAACAACCCTGGGATTGACGTTTCCGACAATCAGATCATGGCGATGCGGGACTTCATTGCTGCACTTCCAGCCCCCACACGGATACCGCCCAAAAATTTGCGGCATGCGCAGCAGATCGAGCGAGGCGAACAGGTGTTCGCTTCGGTCGGGTGCATCCACTGTCATCTTCAAGATCTCGGCCCTGCCAAAGGAATCTATAGCGATTTGCTTTTGCATGACATGGGATACGAATCCTTGGATCCGAATCACGCCGAGCCCAAGATTGCTCGCGTGATCCCGCTGACTCGGTATGAATCGACCGTGGCCAGACCACCACGGCCGGGTGAGCCTGGGTACTACGGAGCGACCACTCCGATCTTCAACAGAGCGGCAACGAATAAGCAGTATCTGTTCGTGCCGCCGTACCAGCCAACCGAACGGATGAAAATTGTGGACGTGTCATCCCGAGAACGGTACATCGAATTGGAATCCGACGACGAGGAATCGTCGCCCGGTGAGGGCGAAACAAGACAGGTCCTGGTCAAAGAAACCAAGTACGTTCGACTTATTTTCGAGCCGACAAACTTCAATCAGGAATGGAGAACACCACCGCTGTGGGGTGTGCGTGACTCGGCTCCCTACATGCATGACGGGCGAGCGGAAACGCTGCTAGAAGCGATCGCCGTGCATGAGGGGGAAGCCTCTGCGACACGCGATCGCTTCCTGAAACTACCGCTGGCCGATCGCCGAGCGGTTTTGGCGTTCCTTGAAACGCTCGCCGCGCCCAGCAACGTTCCGCAGCCAGCGATGTAG